A DNA window from Carnobacterium funditum DSM 5970 contains the following coding sequences:
- a CDS encoding IS3 family transposase (programmed frameshift) encodes MAKYTFELKLEIIQAYLRGEGGYGTLATRFGVLHAYQVRMWVNSYKQFGEEGLMRKRKNNSYSIQFKTNAVELYLTTEMSYFELANFLEITNPSILTRWVKEYRHYGIQRLSKQQGRPPKVSDKKDKVIISEKLPNKVETTRIQELERQNRALQIEIALFKRIEEVASRGNSTRNEVISRIIHNLRRDFQLKEILEVLKFPKSTYMYWQKRFNRPNKDEEDEKLLLQIRKDHKDYGYRRAQKEMEKRGRKVNKKKVQRLIKKLKIQVHSYTRKSRKYSSYKGTVGRIAKNNIHRRFYTNVVHQKITTDTTEFKYFETDKNGVIRQGKLYLDPFLDMYNSEIISYRISKRPTALAIMGALEEAIEATSNCHYRRTFHSDQGWAYQMKSYSYKLKEHKIFQSMSRKGNCLDNSPIENFFGILKQEIYYGEVYRSFNELKQAIESYIEYYNNERMKSKLNWMSPIQFREQQTVLLNDYSA; translated from the exons ATGGCAAAATATACATTTGAACTTAAACTAGAAATCATTCAAGCCTATTTACGTGGTGAAGGGGGATATGGAACACTAGCGACTAGGTTTGGGGTTTTACACGCATACCAGGTTCGTATGTGGGTTAATAGTTATAAACAGTTTGGCGAAGAAGGACTTATGAGAAAAAGGAAAAATAATTCTTATTCTATTCAATTCAAAACAAATGCGGTAGAATTATATTTAACTACAGAGATGTCCTACTTTGAATTAGCGAATTTCCTTGAAATCACTAATCCTTCTATTCTTACACGTTGGGTAAAGGAATATCGTCATTATGGTATTCAAAGGCTCTCTAAACAACAAGGGAGGCCACCGAAGGTGTCTGATAAAAAAGATAAAGTCATTATCTCTGAAAAGCTGCCTAATAAAGTAGAAACAACCCGAATCCAAGAACTTGAAAGACAAAACCGCGCTTTACAAATTGAGATTGCTT TGTTTAAAAGAATTGAGGAGGTTGCGTCGCGAGGAAACTCGACTAGAAATGAAGTTATCTCAAGAATCATCCACAACCTCCGAAGAGACTTCCAATTAAAAGAAATTCTTGAGGTTCTTAAATTTCCAAAATCAACTTACATGTATTGGCAAAAGAGATTCAATCGGCCTAATAAGGATGAAGAAGATGAAAAATTATTACTTCAAATTCGTAAAGATCATAAGGATTATGGGTATCGTCGTGCACAAAAAGAGATGGAAAAGCGAGGACGCAAAGTAAATAAAAAGAAAGTTCAACGATTAATTAAAAAGCTAAAAATCCAAGTACACTCTTATACTCGTAAATCACGTAAGTATAGTTCGTATAAGGGGACTGTTGGTCGCATAGCGAAAAATAATATCCACCGCCGGTTCTATACTAATGTAGTTCATCAAAAAATCACAACGGATACGACTGAATTCAAATACTTTGAGACGGATAAAAACGGTGTTATCCGTCAGGGAAAGCTCTATTTAGACCCTTTCTTAGATATGTATAATAGTGAGATCATCTCTTATCGTATTTCAAAAAGACCTACTGCATTAGCAATAATGGGGGCTCTTGAAGAGGCTATCGAAGCTACAAGTAACTGCCATTATAGACGTACCTTTCATTCTGATCAAGGTTGGGCCTATCAAATGAAAAGCTACTCCTATAAATTAAAAGAACACAAAATTTTTCAAAGTATGTCCCGTAAGGGAAACTGTCTAGATAATTCACCAATCGAGAATTTTTTTGGAATACTCAAACAAGAAATTTATTATGGCGAAGTTTACCGCAGCTTTAATGAATTAAAACAAGCAATAGAAAGTTATATCGAGTATTACAATAACGAACGGATGAAGAGTAAATTAAACTGGATGAGCCCTATTCAATTTAGAGAACAACAAACTGTACTCCTTAATGATTACTCTGCTTGA
- the holA gene encoding DNA polymerase III subunit delta, with product MNFSKEVAKLKNNEIAPIYLVLGTESYLNRIVRDTFIHSILKEDEVDLNLGIYDMEEVPLGTALEDAESIPFFGDRRLVIIDRPLFLTGDKSKPKFEHDMKWFENYLNKPSETASLVIFAPYEKLDERKKISKLLKKKAVIIETTILSEKEMRSYVRKTIENEDFTISPEAFELFVQLTDAKLTVAMSELPKLFLFGQKTKYITKDAVSELIIKSLEQNIFSLNEYVLKKKVGPALELYHDLLLQKEDPIKINAIMTAQFRLLLQVKILEKKGYQQGDIAKILKIHPYRIKLSIQHMRPFNKQVLADAYNGLIDTEYRLKTGQGDRGMQFELFVLQFASNHLMTQ from the coding sequence TTGAATTTTTCAAAAGAAGTTGCAAAACTAAAAAACAACGAAATTGCACCAATTTATTTAGTTTTAGGAACAGAATCTTATTTGAATCGGATTGTTAGAGATACGTTTATTCATTCTATTTTAAAAGAGGATGAAGTTGATTTAAATTTGGGCATCTATGATATGGAAGAAGTTCCCTTGGGGACAGCATTAGAGGATGCAGAATCCATACCCTTTTTTGGGGATCGACGGTTAGTTATCATTGATCGCCCGCTTTTCTTAACAGGAGATAAAAGTAAACCTAAATTTGAACATGACATGAAATGGTTTGAAAATTATCTAAATAAACCTTCAGAAACAGCAAGCTTAGTTATTTTTGCACCTTATGAAAAGTTAGATGAACGAAAGAAAATAAGTAAATTATTAAAAAAAAAAGCCGTTATTATTGAAACAACTATTTTATCAGAAAAAGAAATGAGAAGTTATGTAAGAAAGACCATTGAAAATGAAGATTTTACAATATCACCTGAAGCTTTTGAGTTATTTGTTCAATTGACGGATGCGAAACTTACTGTAGCAATGTCTGAGCTACCAAAATTATTTTTATTTGGTCAGAAGACAAAATACATTACTAAAGATGCAGTTTCGGAGTTGATAATCAAATCACTCGAACAAAATATTTTTTCTTTAAACGAATATGTTCTAAAGAAAAAGGTCGGTCCAGCTCTTGAGTTATATCATGACTTATTATTGCAAAAAGAAGATCCTATTAAAATTAATGCTATCATGACCGCCCAATTTCGATTATTGCTCCAAGTAAAAATACTTGAAAAGAAAGGCTACCAGCAAGGGGATATAGCAAAGATATTGAAGATTCATCCTTATAGAATCAAGTTGAGCATCCAGCACATGCGTCCATTCAATAAACAGGTTTTAGCAGATGCTTATAACGGTCTAATTGATACAGAATATCGTCTGAAAACGGGTCAAGGTGATAGGGGAATGCAATTTGAGTTATTTGTTTTACAATTTGCTAGTAACCATTTAATGACTCAATAA
- the rsmD gene encoding 16S rRNA (guanine(966)-N(2))-methyltransferase RsmD, whose amino-acid sequence MRVISGNYGGRKLKSVPGENTRPTSDKVKESIFNIIGPYFDGGKCLDLFAGSGGLSIEAVSRGMEHAVLIDKDISAIKIIKENIEMTKEKTKFDVYRSDANRGIEMLAAKNNLFDMLFLDPPYFEQEIVKQLEKIMALNLLADRAIIVCEVGRKVDLPNEIGLAKQFRSTVYGASKIVLYEVVSEGDLEND is encoded by the coding sequence ATGAGAGTTATTTCTGGTAATTATGGCGGAAGAAAATTAAAATCTGTTCCAGGTGAGAATACAAGACCAACATCTGATAAAGTTAAAGAGTCAATATTTAATATTATTGGGCCATATTTTGATGGTGGCAAGTGTTTAGATTTGTTTGCAGGTAGTGGAGGTTTATCTATTGAAGCCGTTTCGAGAGGGATGGAGCATGCTGTATTAATAGATAAAGATATTTCTGCAATTAAAATAATAAAAGAAAATATTGAAATGACTAAAGAAAAAACTAAATTTGACGTTTATCGAAGTGATGCAAATCGAGGGATTGAAATGTTAGCAGCTAAAAATAACCTGTTCGATATGCTCTTTCTAGATCCACCCTACTTTGAACAAGAAATTGTCAAACAGCTCGAAAAGATTATGGCTCTAAATCTTTTGGCTGATAGAGCAATAATTGTTTGTGAAGTAGGAAGAAAAGTTGATTTACCAAATGAAATCGGATTAGCTAAACAATTTAGGTCGACGGTTTATGGAGCTAGTAAAATAGTGTTATATGAAGTTGTCAGTGAAGGAGACCTTGAAAATGATTAA
- a CDS encoding DNA internalization-related competence protein ComEC/Rec2 — protein MILTSGYWLTIAIYILFFLRLCVTKRRTLIIGSLVLSCMVILLTSVHQWTNKTNLTAEDKSFIIRIKPDQIKVDGNQLQFYGTIEKSENHPEISEKIVVFYTLQSKKEKKAWESQTNIFTVKSTGNLEIPGKNRNQNQFDYQTFLHRKKIHWILKVETFYSMEKTKASITKKMIPENMRMAILKHIDKKITIKTSQYMKTLLFADLSSLDKITVQNFKEIGIIHLLSISGLHIQFFVTGLVYLLWRVGFTKETTFYLMLIILPFYGNLTGWGTSVYRAIVMSLIILISSHFRMIISSLDVWSWTLLSALIINPYQVFSIGFQLSYLLSLVLLILSQTYLTISRSSLVTNFIISFILMLVSIPILSYHFFEFSWIGIFANLLFVPLFTWVLLPVFILLLILSFFLYLNPFFEYSLMSIEKLLTFIEKMVESISELPFITIVTGRVPLFLTILLILSLSCFILTLEIDGKYIKKRILSTSLVVVSLIFFCYYQRYSPVDKVIVIDVGQGDAILIKKSFGKGTYLIDTGGTLTFETKDWQKKENPSSIAKRIVIPTLKSQGISTLDQVLISHGDEDHTGALLELSQSIRVKELLFPVGALKKPVFYKTVLEMTKSGTAIHKIIVSGKEIKFVNPMLAVLWPTSPGKGDNNDSMVLYGKIGSFFWLFTGDIEEGEKKLIQQYPNLKVDVLKVAHHGSQTSSSQIFLNHIQPKYALISCGINNRYNHPNTEVLNRIQKENSHIYRTDRNGAIHFEYIKLGEKVYQESFYTLFKEND, from the coding sequence ATGATTTTAACATCTGGATATTGGTTAACAATAGCTATTTATATTCTTTTTTTTCTACGTTTATGTGTTACGAAAAGAAGAACTTTAATTATTGGTTCATTAGTTTTATCTTGTATGGTTATCTTATTAACTAGCGTTCATCAATGGACAAATAAAACAAACTTAACCGCTGAAGATAAATCGTTTATAATTAGAATTAAGCCCGATCAAATTAAAGTAGATGGAAACCAATTACAGTTTTATGGGACTATTGAAAAGTCGGAAAACCATCCGGAAATATCTGAAAAGATTGTCGTTTTTTATACTCTTCAATCAAAAAAAGAAAAAAAAGCATGGGAGTCTCAAACAAACATATTTACCGTTAAAAGCACAGGGAATTTAGAGATACCCGGAAAGAATCGTAATCAAAACCAGTTTGATTACCAAACATTTTTACACCGTAAAAAAATTCATTGGATTTTAAAGGTTGAAACGTTTTATTCGATGGAAAAAACTAAAGCTTCTATTACAAAAAAAATGATTCCAGAAAATATGAGAATGGCTATTTTAAAGCATATTGATAAAAAAATAACGATAAAGACATCTCAATATATGAAGACCCTTCTTTTTGCTGATTTAAGTTCTCTTGATAAAATAACGGTACAAAATTTTAAAGAAATAGGGATTATTCACTTATTAAGCATATCAGGACTGCATATTCAATTTTTTGTAACGGGTTTGGTTTATTTATTATGGCGAGTTGGCTTTACTAAAGAAACAACTTTTTACTTAATGTTGATTATTTTGCCTTTTTATGGAAATTTAACTGGTTGGGGAACGAGTGTATATCGTGCAATTGTTATGTCTTTGATTATATTGATAAGTTCTCATTTTAGAATGATTATTTCTAGTCTGGATGTTTGGTCATGGACTTTGTTATCCGCTTTAATTATTAATCCGTATCAAGTTTTTTCAATAGGATTTCAATTAAGCTACCTTTTGAGCTTAGTCTTATTAATTTTGTCGCAAACTTATCTTACTATCTCTAGATCATCGCTAGTTACAAATTTTATTATTTCTTTTATTCTCATGTTAGTTTCGATACCAATTTTATCTTATCATTTTTTTGAATTTTCGTGGATTGGTATTTTCGCTAATTTATTATTTGTCCCTCTCTTTACTTGGGTTTTATTGCCTGTTTTTATCCTGTTGTTAATTCTTTCATTTTTTTTGTATTTAAACCCATTTTTTGAATACAGTTTAATGAGTATAGAAAAACTATTAACCTTTATTGAAAAAATGGTTGAATCGATTAGCGAACTACCGTTTATCACAATAGTTACTGGAAGAGTGCCACTTTTTTTAACGATTTTGCTTATTCTTTCTTTATCTTGTTTTATTCTGACACTAGAAATAGATGGGAAATATATAAAAAAACGGATTCTTAGTACAAGTTTAGTCGTTGTCTCTTTAATCTTTTTTTGTTACTACCAACGTTATTCTCCAGTTGATAAAGTAATAGTAATTGATGTTGGACAAGGGGACGCGATTTTAATAAAAAAATCATTTGGTAAAGGAACGTATTTAATTGATACAGGTGGTACTTTAACTTTTGAAACAAAAGATTGGCAAAAAAAAGAAAATCCATCTTCTATAGCCAAACGAATAGTGATACCTACATTAAAATCACAAGGTATATCTACTTTAGATCAAGTTCTAATTTCTCATGGAGATGAAGACCATACTGGTGCATTGTTAGAGCTATCGCAATCGATTCGAGTGAAAGAACTGTTATTTCCAGTTGGAGCACTAAAAAAACCAGTATTTTATAAAACTGTTTTGGAGATGACTAAATCCGGGACAGCTATTCATAAAATTATAGTCTCTGGAAAAGAAATAAAATTTGTGAATCCAATGCTAGCAGTATTATGGCCGACATCTCCAGGAAAAGGTGATAACAATGATTCTATGGTTCTATATGGGAAAATAGGTTCTTTTTTTTGGTTATTTACAGGAGATATCGAAGAAGGCGAAAAAAAGTTGATTCAGCAGTATCCAAATTTAAAAGTAGACGTCTTAAAAGTAGCACATCATGGAAGCCAAACATCTTCCAGTCAAATTTTTCTTAATCATATTCAGCCAAAATATGCATTGATTTCTTGTGGAATAAATAATCGTTACAATCATCCAAATACAGAAGTGCTCAATCGAATTCAGAAAGAAAATAGTCATATTTATCGAACAGATAGGAACGGTGCTATTCATTTTGAATATATAAAACTAGGAGAGAAAGTATACCAAGAATCTTTTTATACGCTATTTAAAGAAAATGATTGA
- a CDS encoding SepM family pheromone-processing serine protease, which translates to MNLMKKIKNAKSIIWFVPILIIILGLVIPLPYYIEAPGSAVRLSELIKVNKRTDDNLGSFMLTTVSIRKATPLIYFTKYLPFREGVTEKEYLGMSKSSEEYANLQQYYMDSSINTAIEVAYKTAKESYKLIYNGIYVMSILPKSNFSEELLVGDTIMALDGKKFKSSTEFIDYVKNKNIGQEIVVTYKRNGKIKTISAPLMEIEENKLPGLGISLVDHTSIETDIPVSIKSDEIGGPSAGFMFSLQIYTQLTEQDLRNGHEIAGTGTISTDGTIGRIGGIDKKVVAASKEGATIFFAPDDGINPVVKKKYPSIQSNYKEALKAAKKIDTDMKIIPVKQFQDAIDYLNQLK; encoded by the coding sequence ATGAATCTAATGAAAAAAATAAAAAATGCTAAGTCTATTATTTGGTTCGTACCTATTCTTATCATTATTTTGGGGCTAGTCATACCTCTTCCTTACTATATTGAAGCTCCAGGTTCAGCTGTCCGTTTATCTGAATTAATTAAAGTCAATAAAAGAACAGATGATAATTTGGGAAGTTTTATGTTGACTACTGTCTCTATCCGTAAAGCAACGCCATTAATATACTTTACAAAATACTTGCCTTTTCGTGAGGGGGTAACTGAAAAAGAATATTTGGGTATGTCAAAATCAAGCGAAGAGTATGCTAACTTACAACAGTACTATATGGATAGTTCAATCAATACGGCTATTGAGGTGGCTTATAAAACTGCGAAAGAATCCTACAAATTAATCTATAATGGTATCTATGTTATGTCCATTTTACCAAAATCAAATTTTTCAGAGGAACTACTAGTCGGTGATACTATAATGGCTTTAGACGGAAAAAAATTTAAGAGCTCTACTGAATTTATTGATTATGTGAAAAATAAAAATATTGGGCAGGAAATAGTGGTTACTTACAAACGCAATGGTAAAATTAAAACTATTTCTGCACCATTAATGGAAATAGAAGAGAATAAGCTTCCAGGATTAGGTATCAGTTTGGTGGATCATACATCTATTGAGACAGATATACCTGTTTCAATAAAATCAGATGAAATTGGAGGCCCTTCTGCCGGCTTTATGTTTTCTCTTCAGATATATACTCAATTGACAGAACAAGACTTGCGTAATGGCCACGAAATTGCAGGCACTGGTACAATTTCAACTGATGGAACAATAGGACGAATTGGTGGTATAGATAAGAAAGTTGTAGCTGCTAGTAAAGAAGGGGCGACTATATTCTTTGCACCGGACGATGGTATAAATCCAGTTGTTAAAAAAAAATATCCATCGATACAATCAAACTATAAAGAAGCTTTAAAAGCTGCTAAAAAAATAGACACGGATATGAAAATTATTCCAGTCAAACAGTTTCAAGATGCTATTGACTATTTAAATCAATTAAAATAA
- the coaD gene encoding pantetheine-phosphate adenylyltransferase: protein MIKKALFPGSFDPLTNGHIDTIERSAKLADYLFIAVATNTSKKNLFDADEKIELIQLATRHLENVSVIEHTNGLTVDLAKKVGASTLIRGLRNAEDFEYEMNIAAMNKTQNPEIETIILMASQQHRFLSSSLIKEVAFFGGDVSNLVPTDVNIAIKKKYSAFEYEDEKS, encoded by the coding sequence ATGATTAAGAAAGCACTTTTTCCAGGAAGTTTTGATCCATTGACAAATGGGCATATTGATACAATCGAACGTTCTGCTAAATTAGCTGATTACCTTTTTATAGCTGTAGCAACCAATACATCAAAAAAAAATTTGTTTGATGCAGATGAGAAAATAGAATTAATTCAATTAGCAACTAGACATTTGGAAAATGTTTCTGTAATTGAACACACAAATGGATTAACGGTAGATTTAGCAAAAAAAGTTGGAGCAAGTACATTAATTAGGGGATTGCGTAATGCTGAAGATTTTGAGTACGAAATGAATATTGCAGCAATGAATAAAACACAGAATCCAGAAATTGAAACGATTATTTTGATGGCATCCCAACAGCACCGATTTTTAAGTTCAAGTTTAATTAAAGAAGTGGCATTTTTTGGTGGAGATGTTTCAAATTTAGTTCCAACAGATGTTAATATAGCGATTAAAAAGAAATATTCTGCTTTTGAGTATGAGGATGAAAAATCTTAG
- a CDS encoding ComE operon protein 2: MMADRIPWNQYFMSQSLLLSLRSTCTRLMVGATIVREKRIIAGGYNGSVSGDKHCIDEGCYVVDGHCIRTIHAEMNAILQCAKFGAQTEGAEIYVTHFPCLQCTKMILQAGIKKIYYLEDYHNNDYALNLIEQAHVQCQKVFLSENFFKELEF, translated from the coding sequence ATGATGGCAGATAGAATTCCGTGGAATCAATATTTTATGTCACAAAGCCTATTACTTTCGTTAAGGAGTACATGTACAAGACTGATGGTAGGGGCTACGATAGTCAGAGAAAAAAGAATTATCGCAGGTGGCTATAATGGTTCTGTGAGCGGAGATAAGCATTGCATTGATGAAGGGTGCTATGTTGTAGATGGACATTGTATTAGAACAATACATGCAGAAATGAATGCTATCTTACAGTGTGCGAAATTTGGTGCACAAACAGAAGGTGCAGAAATATATGTCACTCATTTTCCTTGTCTTCAATGTACTAAAATGATTCTTCAAGCAGGTATTAAAAAAATTTATTATCTAGAAGATTATCATAATAATGATTATGCATTAAATTTAATTGAACAAGCCCACGTTCAATGTCAAAAAGTTTTTTTATCAGAAAACTTTTTTAAAGAATTAGAATTTTAA
- the rpsT gene encoding 30S ribosomal protein S20 has protein sequence MPNIESAIKRVRTSEKSALQNNVQKSAMRTAIKKFVQAVEAGDENTEDLHKEAIRAIDMAASKGLIHKNKANRDKSRLTAKLAK, from the coding sequence ATGCCAAACATCGAATCTGCAATCAAACGTGTCCGTACTTCAGAAAAATCTGCTTTACAAAATAACGTTCAAAAGAGCGCTATGCGTACTGCTATTAAAAAATTCGTTCAAGCTGTTGAAGCTGGAGATGAAAATACTGAAGATTTACACAAAGAAGCAATCAGAGCCATTGATATGGCTGCATCTAAAGGATTGATTCATAAAAATAAAGCTAACCGTGACAAATCTCGTTTAACAGCTAAATTAGCTAAATAA
- a CDS encoding helix-hairpin-helix domain-containing protein — MNDLVEIWLKKRKMIIAISTIVVFLFVIVLLLFILFSKTKASDQMNESLADHYMSQTSELQNSLTLDGSSSNVPLKNENEAKESIYVDVKGAVQIPGVYEINATTRLTDVIILAGGFLPTADQSRVNLSQKLTDQMMIIIPTIGAGVEQESSNETDSKEESPVIISIPNDLSDKETGKVNLNTADITQLQTLSGIGGKKAERILQYRQEHGSFKAVEELKEVSGIGDKTFEALADFISVGKD; from the coding sequence ATGAATGATTTGGTTGAAATATGGTTAAAAAAAAGAAAAATGATCATTGCTATCAGTACAATTGTTGTCTTTTTGTTTGTTATCGTCCTATTACTCTTTATCCTTTTTTCTAAAACAAAAGCATCTGATCAAATGAATGAGTCCTTAGCTGATCATTATATGAGCCAAACTTCTGAGTTACAAAATAGTCTCACTTTAGATGGAAGTAGTAGCAATGTACCTTTAAAAAATGAGAATGAGGCAAAAGAATCTATTTATGTTGATGTTAAAGGTGCTGTTCAAATACCAGGAGTTTATGAAATAAATGCAACGACTCGTTTGACTGATGTCATCATTTTAGCTGGCGGATTCTTACCAACAGCTGATCAAAGTAGGGTAAATCTTTCTCAAAAGCTAACGGATCAGATGATGATTATAATACCAACGATAGGAGCAGGAGTTGAACAAGAAAGTTCCAATGAAACTGATAGTAAGGAGGAGTCGCCAGTAATTATTAGCATACCAAATGATCTAAGCGATAAAGAGACAGGAAAAGTAAACCTCAATACAGCCGATATCACTCAACTACAGACATTATCAGGGATTGGTGGAAAGAAAGCTGAGCGCATTTTGCAATACAGACAAGAACATGGTTCGTTTAAAGCGGTTGAAGAATTAAAAGAAGTTTCTGGTATTGGCGATAAAACATTTGAAGCATTGGCTGATTTCATTAGTGTGGGCAAAGACTAA
- a CDS encoding YlbG family protein yields MELILNERQGIVVWVYSLRHMKTLKRFGLIHYVSKRMKYVVIYVNRTDLEPTIRKLKELHFVRQVEQSYRPLISMDFKEVLKNVTPRKEVKEVEEFDKLFIEDDKHLKKKVESHLPYQ; encoded by the coding sequence TTGGAACTCATATTAAACGAAAGACAAGGTATTGTAGTTTGGGTTTATAGCTTAAGACATATGAAGACACTCAAAAGATTTGGCTTGATTCACTATGTGTCGAAGCGGATGAAGTATGTTGTTATTTACGTAAACCGCACAGATTTAGAACCCACTATTCGTAAACTGAAAGAGTTGCATTTTGTTCGACAAGTAGAACAATCGTATAGGCCATTAATAAGTATGGATTTTAAAGAAGTTCTCAAAAATGTGACTCCTAGAAAAGAAGTTAAAGAAGTAGAAGAATTTGATAAGCTATTTATAGAAGATGATAAACACTTAAAAAAAAAAGTTGAATCTCATCTACCTTATCAGTAG
- a CDS encoding CAP-associated domain-containing protein yields MKTILRTIPIFLVLMILIYFIPQIISDSPSGIITQKKNTTELKKETQIGPIPAVKQETFPLTGMGHYMGEPIDTFKKKFGEPLRIESNIFGDEWWIYGDNENDYYQVAVSEEDTITSIFVLGSTLDVLPFKVGMDITEVYQLATLYPTFSFDYKKTNYIIELSENDLNYHPLVIFEKNIFAILMVDRETNKINAIRYVDEPTLLQSDIYEVIPENEVITKKTPKTDLENRYDGNVQEVEMTINMLRQRYGLSELTYSKQLSSMADDIFINQSKSVSEQSSEEKNGGNSFQTESSIKIDTSNKNESIQKGLAEHEDEEGFEHTPLTSKQIHDYLEMNKISLADTRVVYSNKFTDPTWLITYWFSLENQRTILTDPLMKRFGFAFRNEEVMLILDTEVEHTKKTGANIK; encoded by the coding sequence ATGAAAACTATTTTGAGAACAATCCCAATTTTTTTAGTTTTAATGATTTTGATCTATTTTATTCCTCAAATTATTTCTGATAGTCCTTCTGGAATTATTACTCAAAAGAAAAACACAACGGAATTAAAAAAAGAGACTCAAATTGGTCCGATTCCTGCTGTTAAACAAGAGACTTTTCCTCTTACAGGAATGGGTCACTATATGGGAGAACCAATTGATACATTTAAAAAAAAATTTGGTGAGCCGTTACGTATTGAATCCAATATATTTGGAGATGAGTGGTGGATTTATGGAGACAACGAAAATGATTATTATCAAGTAGCAGTATCCGAAGAAGATACGATAACATCTATTTTTGTTTTAGGATCAACACTCGATGTTTTACCATTTAAAGTTGGTATGGATATAACAGAAGTTTATCAATTAGCTACTTTATATCCTACTTTTTCTTTTGATTATAAGAAGACTAATTACATTATTGAGTTGTCAGAAAATGATTTGAATTATCATCCATTAGTTATTTTTGAAAAAAATATTTTCGCAATTTTAATGGTTGATCGAGAAACCAATAAAATTAATGCCATTCGCTATGTAGACGAACCGACATTGTTGCAATCTGATATTTATGAAGTAATTCCTGAGAATGAAGTGATTACAAAGAAAACACCAAAAACAGATTTAGAAAATAGATATGATGGAAATGTGCAAGAAGTAGAAATGACGATTAATATGTTAAGACAACGATATGGGTTATCTGAATTAACTTATAGCAAACAACTCTCTTCAATGGCCGATGATATTTTTATCAATCAAAGTAAATCTGTTTCTGAACAATCAAGTGAAGAAAAAAATGGGGGAAATAGTTTTCAAACTGAAAGTTCAATAAAAATAGATACGTCAAATAAAAATGAGTCTATTCAAAAGGGGCTAGCTGAACATGAGGATGAAGAAGGTTTCGAACATACACCCTTAACGAGTAAACAAATCCATGATTATTTGGAAATGAATAAAATTAGTTTAGCCGATACTCGTGTTGTTTACTCCAATAAATTTACTGATCCAACATGGTTAATAACGTATTGGTTTAGTTTAGAGAATCAGCGAACGATTCTAACTGATCCTTTGATGAAAAGGTTTGGATTTGCTTTTCGTAACGAAGAAGTAATGTTAATATTAGATACAGAAGTAGAACATACGAAAAAAACAGGAGCAAATATAAAGTAA